TACCTTTGGACTCTTCGGAATAAAAATAACGATAACCTCCACCAAATCCATTGACAAAATACCAAGACTTACCCAAGCCTGACATATTGTAATTAATCTCTGCTTTCCACTCAAAGGCATACGAATATGTGCTAATTTTATTGCCAGCTGTATTTATGACAGCAAACTCGTCCTTGGCTACGGATAATAGTTGTTGCGGACTAAAGCCCGCTTTTTTCTTTGTATCTACCGAATCTATCAACTTAAAGTTCTCATCTATGACATACAAGAATTTTGGATTCTTGGTGACCAATAAAACCTCCATATTTGGCATAAGAAAAGCCTTTATCAAACTATCCTTAGCTGCTAGTTTATACTCCTTATCAACCTCTCCAGAGAGCTTATATCGAACTACTTTCTTGCTAAAAGTGACGTATAATCTACTGAGGTAATCTACCTCTATCCCTTTGGCTGTAGCCTCACTAAACTTAACCTCCGTCGCAAAGGAAGGGGTACTACAAAGAATAATTAGAAAAAAAAGTAAGTGTTTAATCATTCAACGATTTAGATATAATCTGAAAAAATGTAATCAAACTGTGTGCCTAAGTTGGTTTTTTTAAGATTTATTCCCGAAAATATAAACATATTATGGTTTATAGGTTGATTTTATGATATTTATAAAAGCTTTATTTTATTGAGTTGTAAAAAAGAGGTAAGAAAACTAAGGAATTAGGTGACTAGTTTTATGGAAAGTGGGCTTCTATTTTTTCTTTTCACTTCATTGACTTCTTATACCAATAGCGGTTTTAAAATGGTCCAACCCATTTTAAAACTTTGCTATGGTAAATGCCGTAGCTGTATTTGTTTAGTGCAATGAGCCATGCAACATTGGACTATTACTAATACGCTTACAGTATTAGGAGGAGAAGATGCTCTCATCGATTTTCGCCAAAATTATAATGAGGCTCTAGTGGAGAGAATGGGGTTGGATCAGGAGTGATCTTTCGTGGATGCTAAGAGCCTCCGAGTGACACCATTAGTCTTCTACCCACATCGTATTGCTAGTTTTTAAAAAAACATATTCAACTGAAGAATCATCTCCTAAATAGATAACTTTATAATTTGAAAGGTTGATAGACCGAATCGACATGCTAATACTTCTTGCATAATTGTCATCTCTAAATTTACCGATTGTATAAACCTTCTTATTGTCAATATAAGAAGGCATTATGGTGTAAGAAAATGCCTTTTTAATAGGCTTGGGAGATTCTAATCTTAGATAATAGCCTTTAGGCAAGTCCGTTCGGTTTCGTTTAATCGAATCTAATTCTTTTTTTAGATTGATATTAAGAGCGAGTAAATTCTCAAGTTCTGCGTACAGATTTTGAATATCCTTAACCTTGTCCCCAGACTGAGCATGCACGAATATAGGCAAAGCACTGCATAACAGAATAAATACATGAAATCTATTCATAATTGTGAAAATTAAAAATTATACCTTTGTGCTGTAGGGGTATATAGTTTACCTTCTCACTATATCCGCACCTATAGCATTCAACCTTTCGTCAATATATTGATACCCTCTATCAATCTGCTCTATATTCTGAATAGTAGATTTTCCTTTGGCACTCAGCGCAGCTATGAGCAAGGCGACTCCTGCTCGGATATCGGGGCTACTCATAGTAATACCGCGCAACTGACGCTCCTTATTCATACCTATAACGACCGCTCGATGTGGATCACATAGCGTAATCTGAGCTCCCATATCCTTTAATTTATCTACAAAGAATAATCGCGATTCAAACATTTTCTGGTGCACGAGCACAGAACCTTTAGCTTGAATGGCTACCACTAATATAATACTCAGCAAATCTGGTGTAAAGCCAGGCCAAGGATGATCATAAATCGTCAAAATGGAACCATCGATATATTTGGTAATCTCATAAGATGATTGAGATGGAATATAAATATCATCTCCTTTGATCTCTAACCGAATGCCTAGTTTTCTAAATACATCGGGTATCAAACCAAGCATGTCCACTCGGCAATTTTTTATGGTGATTTCAGACTCCGTCATAGCTGCTAGACCGATAAAACTCCCTATTTCTATCATATCAGGGAGAATAGTGTGCTCACAACCACCCAATTTGCTAACTCCTTCGATATGTATCAAGTTGGAACCTACTCCGGTAATTCTGGCGCCCATGCTATTGAGCATAGCGCATAGCTGCTGCAAGTAAGGCTCACAAGCTGCATTATAAATCGTGGTATTGCCAGATGCCATTACAGCAGCCATGATGATATTCGCTGTACCAGTAACGGAAGGCTCATCGAGCAGCATATAGCCACCCGTTAGCTTCTCTGCATTGATAGTAAAGAAATCTGAATTGTCATCAAACTCAAAACGAGCACCTAATTTTTCAAAGCCCAAAAGATGCGTGTCAATAGGTCTTCGACCGATTCTGTCGCCGCCAGGTTTAGGTAAGAAAGCTTTTCTATATCTTGATAATAAAGGCCCTAAAACCATGACTGATCCACGAAGGGCAGCTCCTTTTACCTTATATTCATCGGTGGTTAGGTAGTCGAGATTGATATTGTGGGCTCTAAATTTACAAATACTTCTAGAAACTCTCTGAACCTCTACTCCCATGCATGCCAGCAGGTCGATAAGATTATTGACATCGCGTATATCAGGAATGTTGTGAATAGTGACCTCATCATCGGTCAATAAAACAGCACATATTATTTGTAAAGCTTCGTTCTTAGCCCCTTGCGGCACTAATTCTCCGCTGAGTTTTTTACCTCCATTAATTTCGAATACAGACATACTACGATTTAACTTATTTAATTTTACGTATAAGTTTTTTAATTAGATTGATAAAACAAAGGTAAACAAGAAAGCAGTTTAAAAAAA
The DNA window shown above is from Chitinophagales bacterium and carries:
- the murA gene encoding UDP-N-acetylglucosamine 1-carboxyvinyltransferase; translated protein: MSVFEINGGKKLSGELVPQGAKNEALQIICAVLLTDDEVTIHNIPDIRDVNNLIDLLACMGVEVQRVSRSICKFRAHNINLDYLTTDEYKVKGAALRGSVMVLGPLLSRYRKAFLPKPGGDRIGRRPIDTHLLGFEKLGARFEFDDNSDFFTINAEKLTGGYMLLDEPSVTGTANIIMAAVMASGNTTIYNAACEPYLQQLCAMLNSMGARITGVGSNLIHIEGVSKLGGCEHTILPDMIEIGSFIGLAAMTESEITIKNCRVDMLGLIPDVFRKLGIRLEIKGDDIYIPSQSSYEITKYIDGSILTIYDHPWPGFTPDLLSIILVVAIQAKGSVLVHQKMFESRLFFVDKLKDMGAQITLCDPHRAVVIGMNKERQLRGITMSSPDIRAGVALLIAALSAKGKSTIQNIEQIDRGYQYIDERLNAIGADIVRR